In one Gossypium hirsutum isolate 1008001.06 chromosome D09, Gossypium_hirsutum_v2.1, whole genome shotgun sequence genomic region, the following are encoded:
- the LOC107888526 gene encoding inactive TPR repeat-containing thioredoxin TTL3 produces the protein MSGRQSFDSQTPRHRHSLSFASTDHIEMNKPDFKQLDLLASPVSPLLPTRLSANNNGSTAALTTTSGNSSTSSAGSVSSKSSTHFSGEFSDKTSSIPGSVSTNRNLRPGHRRSVSAGPPLIYSGSSFSGATSSSSSSSSSPVCSIPTTTNILPSGNICPSGKILKTMGLRTSNKTDTLGAGKGNYGHGSIIRGGGGAKLGTTADPEEMKKAGNEMYKRGNFLEALALYDKAISISPENAAYRSNRSAALAAVGRLGEAVKECEEAVRLDPGYSRAHQRLSSLYLRLGLPDNVRRHLCFPGQQSDPAELLKLQLLENHINRCADARKIGDWKTVIREIDAAIAVGADSSPQLIACKAEAFLKLHQIDDSDSCLSNISNLEKYTPSSQIRYFGMVAEAYALFVQAQVEMALGRFENAVSAAEKARRIDYNNVEIAVVLNNVKMVARARSQGNDFFNAGRYAEACSAYGEGLKYDSSSSVLYCNRAVCWSKLGLWEKSVEDCNQALRIQPNYLKALLRRAASNAKLGWWTDAVRDYELLRKELPGDNEVAESLHNAQVALKKSRGMGVLNMKISGEVEEISSLERFKTAISTPGVSVVHFKVATNEQCEEISPFVNLLCVRYPSIHFYKVDVEESIAVGKAESIRMVPTFKIYKNGNKVKEMISPTHQFLEDSLRNYIL, from the exons ATGTCTGGACGACAAAGCTTTGATTCCCAAACCCCTCGCCACCGTCACTCACTCAGTTTTGCATCTACCGACCACATTGAAATGAACAAGCCTGACTTCAAACAACTCGATCTGTTGGCTTCACCTGTTTCACCATTGCTCCCTACCCGTCTCTCTGCCAACAACAATGGAAGTACTGCAGCCCTCACTACAACATCTGGTAATAGCTCTACCTCATCCGCCGGTTCCGTTTCCAGCAAAAGCAGTACCCATTTCTCAGGGGAGTTTTCGGACAAAACTTCATCTATACCCGGATCTGTCTCAACAAACCGGAATCTTAGGCCGGGTCATAGGAGATCCGTCTCTGCTGGGCCTCCTTTAATCTACTCTGGTTCAAGCTTCAGTGGAGcaacctcttcttcttcttcttcttcatcctcTCCTGTTTGTTCTATCCCAACCACGACAAATATTTTACCCAGTGGTAACATTTGCCCGTCTGGGAAAATCCTAAAAACCATGGGCTTACGTACCTCTAACAAGACCGACACGCTTGGTGCTGGCAAAGGAAACTATGGACATGGCAGCATAATTCGCGGTGGTGGCGGTGCTAAATTGGGGACTACTGCTGATCCTGAAGAAATGAAGAAAGCTGGTAATGAGATGTATAAAAGAGGGAATTTTTTGGAagcgttggcattgtatgataaaGCAATATCTATTTCACCGGAAAATGCTGCTTACCGAAGTAACAGGTCAGCAGCGTTGGCGGCGGTGGGAAGGTTGGGAGAAGCCGTCAAGGAGTGTGAGGAGGCTGTTAGATTGGACCCTGGTTATAGCAGAGCTCATCAGAGGTTGTCTTCCCTTTATCTTAG GTTAGGTTTGCCTGATAATGTTAGACGCCACCTATGTTTTCCAGGGCAACAATCAGATCCAGCTGAGTTACTTAAGTTGCAGTTGTTGGAAAATCATATTAATCGATGCGCAGATGCTCGAAAGATTGGTGATTGGAAGACTGTAATAAGGGAAATTGATGCAGCAATAGCTGTTGGTGCAGACTCGTCTCCCCAG CTCATTGCTTGTAAAGCAGAAGCCTTTTTGAAGCTCCACCAAATTGATGACTCGGATTCCTGCTTATCGAACATTTCGAACTTGGAGAAATATACTCCCTCTTCACAGATTAGGTACTTTGGTATGGTGGCTGAAGCTTATGCCCTTTTTGTTCAAGCCCAAGTTGAGATGGCATTGGGAAG ATTTGAGAATGCAGTTTCTGCAGCAGAGAAGGCCAGACGGATTGATTACAACAATGTTGAAATTGCAGTGGTATTAAATAATGTGAAAATGGTAGCAAGAGCACGGTCACAAGGCAATGACTTTTTCAATGCCGGAAGATATGCTGAAGCCTGCTCTGCTTATGGGGAAGGGCTCAAATATGATAGCTCTAGCTCTGTTCTATACTGCAATAGAGCAGTTTGTTGGTCTAAACTTGGACTCTGGGAAAAATCTGTAGAGGACTGCAACCAGGCTCTTAGGATCCAACCAAATTACCTAAAAGCCTTACTTCGAAGGGCTGCCTCGAACGCAAAG CTTGGATGGTGGACAGATGCTGTGAGAGATTACGAGCTCTTGAGAAAGGAACTTCCTGGAGACAATGAAGTAGCTGAGTCTCTACATAATGCACAGGTTGCACTGAAGAAATCCCGTGGAATGGGCGTTCTTAACATGAAAATCAGCGGTGAAGTAGAAGAAATTTCTAGCCTAGAGAGATTCAAAACTGCAATATCGACACCAG GGGTATCAGTGGTCCACTTTAAAGTGGCAACCAATGAACAATGTGAAGAAATATCCCCATTCGTAAATTTGCTTTGTGTTCGGTATCCATCTATACATTTTTACAAG GTGGATGTAGAGGAAAGCATAGCAGTGGGAAAAGCAGAGAGTATAAGAATGGTCCCTACTTTTAAGATTTATAAGAATGGAAACAAAGTGAAGGAGATGATCAGCCCTACCCATCAGTTCCTGGAGGACTCATTGAGGAACTATATTCTATAG